One genomic segment of Hymenobacter psoromatis includes these proteins:
- a CDS encoding DUF4394 domain-containing protein, whose product MLIRSTRWIMLRNRLALSALLAGAAALPAAAQTVYGLSITSDPAVVSLVTFAATAPGTFTATVPVTGFTAGQAIVGIDVRPNTGQVFALGYAATGTQVQLYIINPTTGAATAVGPALTLNLGTTTSRIGFDFNPTVDRIRVTAGNQADFRLNPNNGALAATDGTLAYAATDANAGQTPGVGSSAYTNSYIGTTATTLYDLDEANSSLVIQNPPNNGTLVTVGPLGVATNGVSQASDLDIYFDATTGINVAYLTTAISTSPTAATSTLYTVNLTTGAATAVGAIGTGPLVAVTDIAFAIDRPATQPAVTGQLAYALAGTNLLTFDTALPNSIRTSVGITGVDATQTLAGLDVRPATSTLYALGYNAAAVTGVANAQVYALNSLTGVATPAGPAVRLELGTGSIGFDFNPTVDRIRVVAANRANYRLNPNDGTIAATDGTLTYATGTPSIGAAAYTNSFMGATATSGTTLYDYDELLNTLNTQLPPNDGTLNSVGASGIVVNTTTPHVDLDIYSTGVGVNMAYLVANTGTSANTSLYTVNLTTGAATLVGAIGNGIAARDIAVAAATGVATAARPTELATDFGLYPNPIANAASISFGLPRAARVELLITDALGRTVHTIDAGQLPAGTQAIRWNRQGQAAGLYFFRLRFDGQPAGTRQAVLLAR is encoded by the coding sequence ATGCTGATACGCTCTACTCGCTGGATTATGCTCCGCAACCGCCTCGCGCTGAGCGCGCTCCTGGCTGGGGCCGCCGCGCTGCCCGCCGCCGCCCAAACTGTTTACGGTCTCTCTATTACCAGCGACCCGGCCGTGGTGAGCCTGGTCACGTTCGCGGCTACCGCGCCGGGCACGTTCACGGCCACGGTGCCTGTTACGGGCTTCACTGCGGGCCAGGCCATTGTGGGCATCGACGTGCGGCCCAATACGGGCCAGGTATTCGCGCTGGGCTACGCCGCTACCGGCACGCAAGTACAGCTATACATCATTAACCCAACCACCGGGGCGGCAACGGCCGTGGGCCCCGCGCTCACGCTGAACCTGGGCACCACGACCTCGCGCATCGGCTTCGACTTTAATCCCACCGTGGACCGCATCCGGGTGACGGCCGGCAACCAGGCCGACTTCCGCCTGAACCCCAACAACGGCGCGCTCGCCGCCACCGATGGTACCCTGGCCTACGCCGCTACCGATGCCAATGCCGGCCAGACGCCGGGCGTGGGCTCATCGGCCTACACCAACAGCTACATCGGGACTACCGCTACTACCCTCTACGACCTCGACGAGGCCAATAGCAGCCTAGTGATACAAAACCCGCCCAACAACGGCACCCTGGTAACGGTAGGGCCGCTGGGCGTAGCCACCAACGGGGTGAGCCAAGCCTCAGACCTCGATATTTACTTTGACGCTACGACTGGCATCAACGTGGCCTACCTGACCACGGCCATCTCGACCAGCCCCACGGCGGCTACCTCCACGCTGTATACGGTGAACTTAACGACCGGCGCGGCCACGGCGGTAGGCGCTATCGGTACCGGCCCGCTGGTGGCCGTCACGGATATTGCCTTTGCCATCGACCGCCCGGCAACCCAGCCAGCAGTGACCGGGCAGCTGGCCTACGCGCTGGCTGGCACTAACTTACTGACGTTTGACACGGCGTTGCCCAACAGCATTCGCACATCGGTGGGCATTACGGGGGTAGACGCGACCCAGACGCTGGCCGGCCTCGACGTGCGGCCCGCCACCAGCACGCTCTACGCTCTGGGCTATAATGCCGCCGCCGTGACGGGGGTAGCCAATGCGCAGGTTTACGCCCTCAACTCGCTTACGGGCGTGGCCACGCCGGCCGGGCCGGCCGTGCGCCTGGAGCTGGGCACGGGCAGCATTGGGTTTGACTTCAACCCGACCGTGGACCGCATTCGGGTGGTAGCGGCCAACCGCGCCAACTACCGCCTCAACCCCAACGATGGTACCATTGCGGCCACCGATGGCACCCTCACTTACGCTACCGGCACGCCCAGCATTGGGGCGGCCGCTTATACCAATAGCTTTATGGGGGCTACGGCTACCTCGGGCACTACCCTCTACGACTACGACGAGCTACTGAACACCCTCAACACCCAGCTGCCGCCCAACGACGGTACCCTGAACAGCGTGGGTGCCTCGGGCATCGTGGTGAACACCACTACCCCCCACGTGGACCTCGACATCTACAGCACCGGTGTGGGTGTGAATATGGCGTATCTGGTGGCTAATACCGGCACCTCGGCCAATACCTCGCTCTACACCGTGAACCTGACGACCGGGGCCGCCACCCTGGTGGGTGCCATCGGCAACGGCATTGCGGCCCGCGACATTGCCGTGGCGGCCGCTACGGGCGTGGCTACGGCGGCCCGGCCTACCGAGCTGGCCACCGACTTTGGCCTCTACCCCAACCCGATAGCGAACGCGGCCAGCATAAGCTTCGGCCTACCCCGCGCCGCCCGCGTTGAGCTGCTGATAACCGACGCGCTGGGCCGCACGGTCCATACAATCGACGCGGGCCAGCTGCCCGCCGGCACCCAGGCCATTCGCTGGAACCGGCAGGGCCAGGCGGCGGGCCTGTATTTCTTCCGCCTTCGCTTCGACGGCCAGCCGGCCGGCACGCGCCAGGCGGTGCTGCTGGCGCGCTAG
- a CDS encoding RDD family protein has product MATIRIHTTQNVTLEYEVASVGDRIVATLIDYVLLLAWGILWAVIITSLARGGHESDGSTNWGGLTSIITVLFFCLIFAPYIFYFLFSEIFFNGQTLGKKARDLRVVRLDGTAPRVGDYFLRWLLRLVDFGIGGGIVAVVAIAAGGKGQRLGDLAAGTTVISLRPRPARAADLPGPAAPAGYQPVFPQAADLSDHDAALLRQLLGRGLQQENYVVINETASKIKQLLGVQTDLPDEAFLRTVLRDHAYLLAQE; this is encoded by the coding sequence ATGGCGACCATCCGCATCCACACCACCCAAAACGTAACGCTCGAATACGAGGTCGCCAGCGTTGGCGACCGCATCGTGGCCACGCTCATCGACTACGTGCTGCTGCTTGCCTGGGGTATCCTTTGGGCGGTTATCATCACCTCGCTGGCCCGCGGCGGTCATGAGTCGGATGGCTCCACCAACTGGGGTGGGCTGACCAGCATTATCACCGTTTTATTCTTTTGCCTCATCTTCGCGCCCTATATTTTCTACTTCCTGTTCAGCGAAATCTTCTTCAATGGCCAGACGCTGGGCAAGAAGGCCCGCGACCTGCGCGTGGTGCGCCTCGACGGCACCGCGCCGCGCGTGGGCGACTACTTTCTGCGCTGGCTGCTGCGGCTGGTCGATTTTGGGATTGGCGGCGGCATCGTGGCGGTAGTGGCCATTGCCGCTGGTGGCAAGGGCCAGCGCCTCGGCGACCTGGCCGCCGGCACTACCGTTATCAGCCTGCGGCCCCGGCCCGCCCGTGCGGCCGACCTGCCCGGCCCGGCCGCGCCGGCCGGCTACCAGCCCGTATTTCCGCAGGCTGCCGACCTCAGCGACCACGACGCGGCTCTGCTGCGCCAACTGCTGGGCCGGGGCCTGCAACAAGAAAATTACGTGGTAATCAACGAAACGGCTAGTAAAATCAAGCAGCTGCTCGGCGTGCAAACCGACCTGCCCGACGAAGCCTTCCTGCGCACCGTGCTGCGCGACCACGCTTACCTTCTGGCGCAGGAGTAG
- a CDS encoding four helix bundle protein codes for MKEENVVLTKSYAFSKRTVLLYKFLLKNKQPRSLADQLLRCGTSVGANVEEAIGGFSRRDFAAKCSIAYKEAREAHYWLRLLRDTECIEPRLADSLLGDAEELKRILAAIILTARRAPE; via the coding sequence ATGAAAGAGGAGAACGTTGTGCTGACAAAGAGCTACGCCTTTTCTAAGCGTACCGTACTGCTTTATAAGTTCTTGCTTAAGAACAAGCAACCCCGCTCACTGGCCGACCAGCTTTTGCGCTGTGGCACGTCGGTGGGCGCAAATGTGGAAGAAGCAATAGGGGGATTTTCGCGCCGTGACTTTGCAGCCAAATGTAGCATTGCCTACAAAGAAGCCCGCGAGGCCCATTACTGGTTGCGCCTGCTGCGCGATACCGAATGCATAGAGCCAAGACTAGCAGACTCATTGCTCGGTGATGCTGAAGAATTAAAACGGATTTTAGCCGCTATCATCCTTACCGCTCGACGCGCGCCAGAATAG
- a CDS encoding DUF4129 domain-containing protein produces MKFAPASTTSARRVLLLTLALVTSAPAVAQKPPAWHRLAQARADTSTAAPLPPPTTPVAVRRPDARLRALRGQRELRYVEGREEPTSASLWQRLLAWLWRQLASTGETKGGRTAWDVVFYGLMTAALVYGVLKFLQVDLTRMFGRAPRRLPLTYEVGQENIHELDFNQTIAQAEAAGNRRLALRLGYLQLLKQLTDRDFIAWQPDKTNHDYLHELAAHYPAAHPAFAELTRQFEYVWYGELPLNATGYRSAREAQQQLARQLATAVPGRPQPA; encoded by the coding sequence TTGAAATTCGCCCCTGCCTCTACCACCAGCGCCCGGCGTGTCCTGCTGCTGACCCTGGCCCTGGTCACCAGTGCGCCCGCCGTGGCCCAGAAGCCGCCGGCGTGGCACCGCCTGGCGCAGGCCCGCGCCGATACCAGCACGGCCGCGCCCCTACCCCCCCCTACCACGCCGGTAGCCGTGCGCCGGCCCGACGCCCGCCTGCGCGCGTTGCGCGGCCAGCGCGAGCTGCGCTACGTGGAAGGGCGCGAGGAGCCAACGTCAGCCAGTCTTTGGCAGCGGCTGCTGGCCTGGCTGTGGCGGCAGCTGGCGAGCACGGGCGAAACCAAGGGCGGCCGCACGGCCTGGGATGTCGTTTTCTACGGCCTGATGACGGCGGCACTGGTGTACGGGGTGCTAAAATTTTTGCAGGTGGACCTCACCCGGATGTTTGGCCGGGCTCCGCGGCGCCTACCCCTCACTTATGAGGTAGGCCAGGAAAACATTCACGAGTTGGATTTCAACCAAACCATCGCGCAGGCCGAGGCGGCCGGTAACCGCCGGCTGGCGCTGCGCCTGGGCTACCTGCAGCTGCTCAAGCAGCTCACTGACCGCGACTTCATTGCCTGGCAGCCCGACAAAACCAACCACGACTACCTGCACGAGCTGGCCGCCCACTACCCCGCCGCCCACCCCGCCTTCGCGGAGCTGACGCGGCAGTTCGAGTACGTTTGGTACGGCGAGCTGCCGCTGAACGCCACCGGCTACCGCTCGGCGCGCGAGGCGCAGCAGCAGCTGGCCCGGCAGCTCGCCACCGCGGTACCGGGCCGCCCGCAGCCCGCCTGA
- a CDS encoding stage II sporulation protein M, with protein MREAAFLRQNQSRWQQYETRPATTPDELAARFVALTDDLAYAQTFYPASDTTAYLNALAGRLHQSLYKNKAEQPRRLGHFWAVEVPLVVARHQQALAWAAGLFILFTLLGALSAAYDTDFIRVVLGDDYVNQTLANIRRGDPMAIYKSGGSSVMFVGIAANNLFVALRTFALGLTLGVGTLYSLFFNGLMLGAFQYFFYQQHVLLPSLLTIWIHGTLEIPSIVLAGGAGFILGGGLLFPGTYGRRESLARAARDALKLALGLVPIIVAAAFLEGFVTRHTEMPVALSLSIIGGSAAFIIWYFGIYPRRVVGGGVMGDG; from the coding sequence ATGCGCGAAGCCGCTTTTCTGCGTCAAAACCAGTCCCGCTGGCAGCAGTACGAGACCCGGCCGGCCACCACGCCCGACGAGCTGGCCGCCCGCTTCGTGGCCCTCACCGACGACCTGGCCTACGCCCAGACCTTCTACCCCGCCTCCGACACCACGGCCTACCTCAACGCGCTGGCCGGGCGGCTGCATCAGTCGCTCTATAAAAATAAAGCCGAGCAGCCGCGCCGTCTGGGGCATTTCTGGGCCGTGGAAGTGCCGCTGGTGGTGGCCCGGCACCAGCAGGCGCTGGCCTGGGCGGCGGGTTTGTTCATTTTATTCACGCTCCTGGGCGCGCTGTCGGCGGCCTACGACACTGACTTTATCAGGGTAGTGCTCGGCGACGACTACGTGAACCAGACGCTGGCTAATATTCGGCGCGGCGACCCGATGGCCATTTACAAGTCGGGCGGCTCGTCGGTGATGTTCGTAGGCATCGCGGCCAATAACCTGTTTGTGGCGCTACGCACCTTCGCCCTGGGCCTCACGCTGGGGGTAGGCACCTTGTACTCACTTTTTTTTAATGGCCTGATGCTGGGCGCGTTCCAGTATTTTTTTTACCAGCAGCACGTGCTGCTGCCCTCGCTGCTCACCATCTGGATTCATGGCACGCTCGAAATTCCGAGCATCGTGCTGGCCGGCGGGGCGGGGTTTATTCTGGGCGGCGGGCTGCTGTTTCCGGGCACCTACGGGCGGCGCGAGTCGCTGGCCCGCGCCGCCCGCGATGCCCTGAAGCTGGCGCTGGGCCTGGTGCCCATCATCGTAGCCGCCGCTTTTCTGGAAGGCTTCGTGACGCGCCACACCGAGATGCCCGTAGCCCTGAGCCTGAGCATTATTGGCGGCTCGGCGGCGTTTATCATCTGGTACTTTGGCATTTACCCGCGGCGGGTAGTGGGTGGTGGGGTAATGGGTGATGGGTAA
- a CDS encoding AAA family ATPase, with amino-acid sequence MEPETTLPDPTPPLTPEAAVPVTDAPAEAFAPRTDLAQLTARTQAVREQIGQVIVGQQDLLELLLTALLADGHVLLEGVPGVAKTLTAKLLARTLDVPFSRIQFTPDLMPADVLGTSIFRPAQGDFEFRPGPIFASVVLIDEINRAPAKTQSALFEVMEERTVTQDGTTHRMTTPFVVLATQNPIEQEGTYRLPEAQLDRFLFKLNVGYPTLAEEIQILQGHHSGFGGTPLEKVKPVLTAQDLAALRQQVGQQRVEANVLEYIAKIVGQTRANKALYLGASPRASIALLNGAKALAALRGRDFVTPEDVQFLAAPVLRHRIMLTPEREMEGGTADEVVRAIVQSVEVPR; translated from the coding sequence ATGGAACCCGAAACTACCTTACCCGACCCTACCCCCCCGCTCACGCCCGAAGCCGCTGTGCCAGTCACTGATGCGCCGGCCGAAGCCTTTGCCCCGCGCACCGACCTGGCGCAGCTCACGGCCCGTACCCAGGCCGTGCGCGAGCAGATTGGCCAGGTAATCGTGGGCCAGCAGGACTTGCTGGAGCTGCTGCTAACCGCCCTGCTCGCCGATGGCCACGTGCTGCTGGAAGGCGTGCCGGGCGTGGCCAAAACGCTCACCGCCAAGCTCCTGGCGCGCACGCTCGACGTGCCGTTCAGCCGCATTCAGTTTACGCCCGACCTGATGCCGGCCGACGTGCTGGGCACCAGCATTTTCCGGCCGGCGCAGGGCGATTTTGAGTTTCGACCCGGCCCCATTTTCGCCAGCGTGGTTCTGATTGACGAAATCAACCGCGCCCCGGCCAAGACCCAATCGGCGCTGTTTGAGGTGATGGAGGAGCGCACCGTGACCCAAGACGGGACTACCCACCGCATGACGACGCCCTTCGTAGTGCTGGCCACCCAAAACCCTATCGAACAAGAAGGTACTTACCGCCTGCCCGAGGCGCAGCTCGACCGTTTTCTGTTTAAGCTGAACGTAGGCTACCCCACGCTGGCCGAGGAAATCCAGATTCTGCAAGGCCACCATAGTGGCTTTGGCGGCACGCCGCTGGAGAAAGTAAAACCCGTGCTCACGGCCCAGGACCTGGCCGCCCTGCGCCAGCAGGTGGGCCAGCAGCGCGTGGAGGCCAACGTGCTCGAATACATCGCTAAAATTGTGGGCCAGACGCGGGCGAACAAAGCCCTGTACCTGGGCGCGTCGCCCCGCGCCAGCATCGCCCTGCTCAATGGGGCCAAGGCCCTGGCGGCGTTGCGCGGTCGCGACTTCGTGACGCCCGAGGACGTGCAGTTTCTGGCCGCGCCGGTGCTGCGCCACCGCATCATGCTCACGCCCGAGCGTGAGATGGAGGGCGGCACGGCCGATGAGGTGGTGCGGGCGATTGTGCAATCGGTGGAGGTGCCGCGGTAG
- a CDS encoding DUF4350 domain-containing protein has translation MTTFRWYLLGILALFGAYVALEYYRPKPLDWSPTLSSKDKIPYGTYVLFDVLPEVLGTDSVADVRLPIFNQLLGSEEPQLRNGRPTNVTFDDDSVDTANDQAAATLEAEALPLAATHARYIFINQEFTASHLEVNALLRFVAQGHDVFIAAEDFPANGRAGSLADTLGFRTYPADSTLGRVLAPGLGRRDSVALHLLGAGAAGAPFWFNASAAGYRLALTKRRAHRGATLAADAQGRPVLLRLDHGRGHFYLCSVPLAFGNYWLLRPRTADFAFAALSQLPTGQPVWWDEYQKQGRAGEQSVLRVVMGHPALRTAYYLLLATGLLFVLVEARRRQRIIPIIKPLPNTTLLFTRTVAGLYQQGRNHAQIAEKKTTLFLDYLRTRFQEPTPDLADDAFRERLSQKAGVPRPRVDELVRLINFARTAPAVTDRELLILSRAIQDFKRESR, from the coding sequence TTGACTACTTTCCGCTGGTATCTGCTTGGTATCCTGGCTCTGTTTGGGGCCTACGTGGCGCTGGAATATTACCGCCCCAAGCCCCTCGACTGGTCGCCCACGCTCAGCAGCAAGGACAAGATTCCGTACGGCACCTACGTGCTGTTCGACGTGCTGCCCGAGGTGCTAGGCACCGACTCAGTGGCTGATGTGCGCCTACCCATCTTCAACCAGCTGCTGGGCAGCGAAGAGCCGCAGCTGCGCAACGGCCGGCCCACCAACGTCACGTTCGATGACGACTCGGTAGATACCGCCAACGACCAGGCGGCGGCCACGCTCGAAGCCGAGGCCCTACCCCTGGCCGCTACCCACGCGCGGTATATTTTTATCAACCAGGAATTTACGGCCAGCCACTTGGAGGTAAACGCCTTGCTGCGCTTCGTGGCGCAGGGCCACGACGTATTCATCGCGGCCGAAGATTTTCCAGCGAACGGCCGCGCGGGCTCGCTGGCCGACACGCTGGGCTTCCGCACCTACCCGGCCGACTCGACGCTGGGGCGCGTGCTGGCCCCCGGCCTGGGGCGGCGCGACTCGGTGGCGCTGCACCTGCTGGGCGCGGGCGCGGCGGGCGCGCCGTTCTGGTTCAATGCCTCGGCGGCGGGCTACCGGCTGGCCCTTACCAAGCGGCGGGCGCACCGCGGCGCTACCCTCGCCGCCGATGCCCAGGGCCGGCCAGTGCTGCTGCGCCTCGACCACGGGCGCGGGCATTTTTACCTGTGCTCAGTGCCGCTGGCCTTCGGCAACTACTGGCTGCTACGGCCCCGCACCGCCGATTTTGCGTTTGCGGCGCTCTCGCAGCTGCCCACCGGCCAGCCGGTGTGGTGGGATGAGTACCAGAAGCAGGGCCGCGCCGGCGAGCAGTCGGTGCTGCGGGTGGTGATGGGCCACCCGGCGCTGCGCACGGCTTATTACTTATTGCTGGCTACGGGCCTGCTGTTTGTGCTGGTGGAGGCGCGGCGGCGGCAACGCATTATTCCCATTATCAAGCCCTTGCCCAATACGACGTTGCTGTTTACGCGCACCGTGGCGGGCCTCTACCAGCAGGGCCGCAACCACGCCCAGATTGCCGAGAAAAAAACTACCCTCTTTCTGGATTATCTGCGCACCCGCTTTCAGGAGCCTACCCCCGACCTGGCCGACGACGCCTTCCGCGAGCGCCTAAGCCAGAAGGCGGGCGTGCCGCGTCCCCGTGTGGACGAGCTGGTGCGGCTCATCAACTTCGCCCGCACCGCGCCCGCTGTGACGGACCGCGAGCTGCTTATCTTGAGCCGCGCCATCCAGGATTTTAAGCGCGAAAGCCGATGA
- a CDS encoding glycosyltransferase family 4 protein has translation MLLPRILLDCEPLKDRNSGFSHFVVPLAHELIRQNHRYRLYCYVPSSEVGGLGPAGVRYLTQRSFHKYLNPPSYGFRLWHATSQLSWYVPTSPFTKVVLTVHDLNFLHENPDERTYVRQLAIVRRNIQRADYLATISDFVRQDILRHADLLGYRGRQPLRYVPRGVEALAPLPPGHAPAYAPRRPFLFGLGTINRKKNFHTLLALLPDTDYELVIAGSFAEADYVAGLRAAAALAGVADRLTVLTGISEADKTWYYQHCAAYMQPSLAEGFGLPVVEAMQLGKPVFLSRLTSLPEVGGDAAYYFDDFSAENMRQTLAAGLAGHSPKRAAAARAQAGQFGWPQAAAGYLAIYQELLGR, from the coding sequence ATGTTGTTGCCCCGTATTTTACTCGACTGTGAGCCGCTGAAAGACCGTAACAGCGGCTTTAGCCACTTTGTGGTGCCACTGGCCCACGAGCTTATTCGGCAGAACCACCGCTACCGGCTGTATTGCTACGTGCCGTCAAGCGAGGTGGGCGGACTGGGCCCCGCGGGCGTGCGCTACCTCACGCAGCGCAGCTTTCACAAGTACCTGAACCCGCCCAGCTACGGCTTTCGGCTGTGGCACGCCACCTCGCAGCTGAGCTGGTACGTGCCCACCAGCCCGTTTACAAAGGTGGTTTTGACGGTGCACGACCTCAATTTTTTGCACGAAAACCCCGACGAGCGCACCTACGTGCGGCAGCTGGCAATAGTGCGCCGCAATATCCAACGCGCTGATTACCTGGCTACCATCTCCGACTTCGTGCGCCAGGACATCCTGCGCCACGCCGACCTGCTGGGCTACCGCGGCCGCCAGCCGCTGCGCTACGTGCCGCGCGGCGTGGAGGCGCTGGCACCCCTACCCCCCGGCCACGCGCCGGCCTACGCGCCGCGCCGGCCCTTCCTGTTTGGGCTGGGCACTATTAATAGGAAGAAGAATTTTCACACGCTCCTTGCACTGCTGCCAGACACTGATTATGAGCTGGTTATCGCCGGTAGCTTTGCCGAGGCCGACTACGTGGCCGGCCTGCGCGCCGCCGCCGCGCTGGCCGGCGTGGCCGACCGCCTCACGGTGCTCACCGGTATCAGCGAGGCCGATAAAACCTGGTATTACCAGCACTGCGCGGCCTATATGCAACCGTCTTTGGCTGAAGGTTTTGGCCTGCCGGTGGTGGAGGCCATGCAGCTGGGCAAGCCCGTTTTTTTGAGTCGCCTCACCTCGCTACCCGAGGTGGGCGGCGACGCGGCATACTATTTCGACGATTTTTCGGCCGAGAATATGCGGCAGACGCTGGCCGCTGGCCTGGCCGGGCACTCGCCCAAGCGGGCGGCGGCGGCGCGGGCCCAGGCCGGGCAGTTTGGCTGGCCGCAGGCGGCGGCCGGGTATTTAGCTATTTATCAGGAATTATTAGGCCGTTAA
- a CDS encoding DUF58 domain-containing protein: MSLFLTRRFFYLFTALIAGFVVAFFLPWLLGPMEILLGAAGLLTLLDAALLYAPTKGSPTPLFGRRVLGDKLSNGDDNEVKLFLESRYRFGIQAEVIDEIPHQFQRRDVLFEASIAPGQTQVITYQLRPVKRGEYEFGALNVYAASPLRLVRRRFRFDQSRVVPVYPSFLQMRQYELLAIHNRLTEVGVKRIRRVGQSMEFEQIRPYAAGDDPRTINWKASARRAGGGSDTLVVNHFQDERAQQVFCLIDKGRVMRMPFAGLSLLDYAINATLVMSNIALIKHDKAGLITFSNKPGAMVPAERRPGHLRTILEVLYRQKTQYLETDYERLYATVRAKIKQRSLLILFTNFETLQGMERQLPYLRALSKAHLLLVVFFENTELRTFLDAPADTTADVYNQTIAEKFQQEKRQIVLELQRYGIQALLTPPQLLTVNTINKYLEFKARGLI, translated from the coding sequence TTGTCCCTCTTCCTCACCCGCCGCTTCTTCTACCTCTTCACCGCGCTCATTGCGGGCTTCGTGGTGGCGTTTTTCCTACCCTGGCTTTTGGGGCCGATGGAAATTTTGCTGGGCGCGGCGGGGCTGCTGACGCTGCTCGACGCGGCGCTGCTTTACGCGCCCACCAAGGGCAGCCCTACCCCTCTCTTTGGGCGGCGGGTGCTGGGCGACAAGCTCTCGAACGGCGACGACAACGAGGTAAAATTATTCCTGGAAAGCCGCTACCGCTTTGGCATTCAGGCAGAAGTGATTGACGAGATTCCGCACCAGTTTCAGCGGCGCGACGTGCTATTTGAGGCTAGCATCGCGCCGGGGCAGACGCAGGTTATCACCTACCAATTGCGACCCGTGAAGCGTGGCGAGTACGAGTTTGGGGCGCTGAACGTGTACGCGGCGTCGCCGCTTCGGCTGGTGCGGCGGCGGTTTCGCTTCGACCAAAGCCGGGTGGTGCCGGTGTACCCGTCGTTTTTGCAGATGCGGCAGTACGAGCTGCTGGCCATTCACAACCGGCTGACGGAGGTGGGCGTGAAGCGCATCCGGCGGGTGGGGCAGAGCATGGAGTTTGAGCAAATCAGGCCCTACGCGGCGGGCGACGACCCGCGCACCATCAACTGGAAGGCCAGCGCCCGGCGCGCCGGCGGGGGTAGCGATACGCTGGTAGTCAACCACTTCCAGGATGAGCGCGCCCAGCAGGTGTTTTGCCTCATCGACAAGGGCCGGGTGATGCGGATGCCTTTCGCGGGCCTGAGCCTGCTCGACTACGCCATCAACGCCACGCTGGTCATGAGCAACATTGCCCTCATCAAGCACGATAAGGCGGGGTTGATTACGTTCTCGAATAAGCCGGGGGCAATGGTGCCCGCCGAGCGCCGGCCGGGCCACCTGCGTACCATCCTGGAAGTGCTGTATCGCCAGAAAACGCAGTACCTCGAAACCGACTACGAGCGCCTCTACGCCACGGTGCGCGCCAAGATTAAGCAGCGCAGCTTGCTAATTTTGTTCACCAACTTTGAGACCTTGCAGGGAATGGAACGGCAATTACCCTACCTGCGGGCTTTGAGCAAGGCACATTTGCTGCTGGTCGTTTTCTTCGAAAACACTGAGCTGCGCACCTTTCTCGACGCGCCGGCCGACACCACGGCCGACGTGTATAATCAAACCATCGCCGAGAAATTTCAGCAGGAAAAGCGCCAAATTGTGCTCGAATTGCAGCGCTACGGCATTCAGGCGCTTCTTACCCCACCGCAATTGCTGACGGTGAACACGATAAATAAATACCTGGAATTCAAGGCCAGGGGACTGATATGA